A region from the Candidatus Zixiibacteriota bacterium genome encodes:
- a CDS encoding cobyrinate a,c-diamide synthase has protein sequence MNSARLIIAGLSGDSGKTIVSLSTITAARLRGLTIAPFKKGPDYIDSAWLSNCAGIPCRNLDTWMVEPESVARSFGRYAQRYDLSIIEGNRGLFDGKDAKGSHSTAELARLLRAPLVLVVNATKTTRTLAALVKGCQVFDGSVNIAGVILNKVAGSRHEKIVREAIEEYCGLPTLGVIPKLGDDSKLIPGRHLGLIPPAEFMSRTEAAAKLSEIAEKNIDIDRLIEIAKSAPPLKIIEDDLPEAVEQDVRIGYFSDSVFTFYYPENLEALENHGAELIPISSLADSILPDIDGLYIGGGFPETQADKLCRNHSLMESVKSAVENNMPIYAECGGLIYLCRSIKWDGKTHLMAGIFPIDLEMKVKPVGHGYTEFKVEKPNPFFPVDKVVRGHEFHYSGVTSNGRNADSCLKLSRGVGLGNGRDGLLYRNCLACYTHIHAGGVPDWAGEFITRARDYSRNIKNCGGNSGTSRNRARCA, from the coding sequence ATGAATAGCGCACGCCTTATAATTGCAGGCCTTTCCGGCGATTCGGGAAAAACGATAGTTAGCCTGAGCACCATTACGGCTGCTCGTTTAAGAGGGTTGACTATCGCGCCTTTTAAAAAAGGTCCCGATTATATCGATTCGGCCTGGTTGTCGAATTGCGCCGGGATCCCCTGTCGCAATCTCGACACTTGGATGGTCGAACCTGAAAGTGTCGCCAGGTCATTTGGACGGTACGCACAGCGGTATGATTTATCCATTATTGAAGGAAATCGCGGCCTCTTCGACGGAAAGGACGCAAAAGGATCTCACAGTACCGCGGAGCTTGCCAGGCTATTGCGGGCTCCGCTGGTACTGGTAGTAAACGCGACCAAAACTACCCGGACTCTTGCGGCTTTGGTAAAAGGCTGTCAGGTTTTTGACGGCAGTGTCAATATTGCCGGAGTAATCCTCAATAAAGTCGCCGGTTCCCGCCATGAGAAAATCGTCAGGGAGGCGATTGAGGAATACTGCGGTTTGCCGACTCTTGGCGTTATCCCCAAATTAGGCGACGACTCAAAGTTGATCCCCGGACGGCATTTGGGACTTATTCCACCGGCAGAATTTATGTCGCGGACTGAAGCAGCCGCGAAATTATCCGAGATTGCCGAAAAGAATATTGATATTGACAGACTTATCGAGATCGCTAAATCCGCGCCGCCTTTGAAAATCATAGAAGACGATCTTCCCGAGGCGGTCGAACAAGATGTTCGTATCGGATACTTTAGCGATTCTGTGTTTACTTTCTACTATCCCGAAAATCTGGAGGCTCTGGAAAATCATGGAGCCGAGCTAATTCCGATTTCATCACTGGCTGATTCGATCCTGCCTGATATCGACGGGTTATATATCGGCGGTGGGTTTCCCGAAACCCAGGCCGATAAATTGTGTCGGAATCATTCGCTGATGGAATCGGTAAAATCGGCGGTTGAGAACAATATGCCGATTTATGCCGAATGCGGCGGCTTGATTTATCTGTGCCGCTCGATTAAATGGGATGGCAAAACGCATTTAATGGCCGGAATATTCCCAATCGATTTGGAAATGAAAGTCAAGCCGGTCGGGCATGGTTACACGGAATTCAAAGTCGAAAAACCGAATCCCTTCTTCCCCGTTGACAAAGTCGTACGGGGACACGAGTTTCATTATTCCGGTGTAACTTCGAATGGCCGGAATGCTGATAGTTGTCTGAAACTTAGCCGTGGCGTCGGTTTGGGTAACGGGCGTGACGGTTTATTGTATAGAAATTGTCTGGCGTGCTATACGCATATCCATGCCGGTGGCGTTCCCGATTGGGCCGGGGAATTTATTACCCGTGCCCGAGATTATTCAAGGAATATCAAGAATTGCGGCGGAAATTCGGGGACGAGCCGGAACCGCGCCAGGTGCGCATAA